In Papaver somniferum cultivar HN1 chromosome 1, ASM357369v1, whole genome shotgun sequence, a genomic segment contains:
- the LOC113349794 gene encoding uncharacterized protein LOC113349794: protein MAKYHYHIRSTSLPSTFHHPLTARVEEQLHKIRVELNENKSLDHYSTEMLRDGLFGLKDLYESVEDLLKLPHTQQILVKQCHDKLVDEVLDDSLRLLDVSCTTKDVLSRIKEAAQETRSALRRRRSSPEGEIDLTGKKLVEYYMSSRKKANKEVRKCLGELKRTAGKKHGFSSSSSSSLLLEKQQQDYVAVVNVLKQVGDVTVTLYESLLSRYKCAVPKTSCSGWSLVSKLMIKQNSRLTTAKDQDVQQIIKGGDGVAQKPLETLETSIQSLEEGLELVFRQLIKTRVSLLNILSTTTN from the coding sequence ATGGCAAAATATCATTACCACATTAGATCGACAAGTTTGCCATCGACATTTCATCATCCTCTTACAGCCAGAGTTGAAGAACAATTGCACAAAATCAGAGTAGAGCTGAACGAAAACAAAAGCCTTGATCATTATTCGACGGAGATGTTAAGAGATGGATTGTTTGGTCTTAAAGATTTATACGAAAGTGTCGAGGATTTGCTTAAGTTACCACATACGCAACAAATCCTGGTGAAGCAGTGTCATGATAAATTGGTCGACGAGGTGTTGGATGATTCTCTTCGACTGTTGGACGTGAGTTGTACTACAAAGGACGTCTTATCTCGAATCAAAGAAGCTGCGCAAGAAACTAGATCAGCTCTTCGTAGAAGAAGATCGTCACCTGAAGGAGAAATAGACTTGACAGGAAAAAAGTTGGTAGAATATTACATGTCGTCCAGAAAGAAGGCTAACAAGGAGGTTCGAAAGTGTCTCGGAGAATTGAAGAGAACGGCCGGAAAGAAACATGGTTTCTCATCTTCGTCATCCTCATCTCTCTTGTTAGAGAAGCAACAACAAGATTATGTTGCCGTAGTGAATGTGCTAAAACAAGTAGGGGACGTCACGGTTACCTTATACGAGTCTCTGTTGTCTAGGTACAAATGTGCTGTACCAAAGACTAGTTGTAGTGGCTGGTCATTGGTTTCCAAATTGATGATCAAGCAGAACAGTCGCTTAACAACAGCAAAGGATCAGGACGTACAGCAAATTATCAAGGGAGGGGATGGCGTCGCACAAAAGCCTTTAGAAACGCTGGAAACAAGTATCCAAAGCTTGGAGGAGGGACTAGAGTTGGTTTTTAGACAGTTGATCAAAACAAGAGTCTCCCTTCTTAACATCCTCTCAACAACCACTAACTAA